The stretch of DNA AGAGGAGTACAGCACGGCGACGCGGggccagcgccggcggccggcggcgcgcgctgggGGAGGGCGTGTACCGCATCTTGAGGCATGagtccggcggcgggcggggccgcGCCCCGCACACCCACCTCGTGTACAAGCTGGAGCTCCCCGCCCGCGGCGACGGGGAGCCGCAGGAGGGGCTCAACGTGGAGCCGGAGGCGTCCTTCCTCGTGCAGGTAAAGAACCCCGACCCGGCCTCCGACGGCGGCGGGTTCCGCGGGCTGCAGAGCAAGCGCCGTGCGGCGTTCCCGGCGCACCTGCAGGCCGCGTTCGGGAGCCGGCGGTACGCGCCTGCGGACCCGCCGGACCTGCTCAACTACGAGGGGTGCGAGCTGCTGCTCGTCGCGGCGTGGGACGAcgtggaggaggagctcgggctggagctggagggggtggtggaggtggagggggagggcggccagggggaggaggagcagcgggcGGCCGGGTGCTCGGACCTCGTCAAGATGTTCGGCGAGGTGGCCGACGTGAAACCGCTACTGAGCGGGAGCTGGGACTAGTCCGGCCGGACACTGAGCAGCTGGTGTCACGCTGTGCGCTCGCCCCAGCTTTGTTGATAAAAAAAacatatctggtgcaaaccaCACTTTTCGTGAAAATTCATGCTAACCACAgcaaaaaagtcatctaaattcacaaaaaaatcacacatgtagatgatatgatgatacataatattgtaaaatatcttgttcaAACtcaacttcgtttgtgagatataaaaataacaaattttaaGCCAACAAGTTGTCCAGATAATAACAAATCTCACAAACAAACGAAgttgagtttggacaagatatttttcaaaattgtgtatcatcatatcatctatatgtgtgattttttcgtgaatttatatgatttttttgtcgTGGTTTGTATGGGTTTTCATGAAAGTTCAGTTTGTACTAtatgttccaaaaaaaaatggtgATGAGCTTTTGTTAATGCTCTCCTAATATTACGACGGTGCAGTGTCTTAAAAAAATTACTTATATGTAGATAAATACCAGGCTTCCCTACGGCTCCTATGTTTGTTTGATTTTCTAGACACTTTTGGATCATTGGCATTCAGGATTTTCAAAGGTCAAATACTCTTCAAAGCCAGAAGTCAGAAATCAGAAGCACTTTGCCATGAGTTTTTTCAGTTTTTGAGTTTTTTATGCATCTGgcttttggatattcaaaaagCCAGTAGTACAAAACCTTTCAAAAGCTCAAACAAATAGGACCCCCTTCGCCATGATCCCTAGGCAGCCCTCCCTTGAGAGTTGAGGTCGCCGCGACCCGTGAGCTAGCTCCGTGGAGAAGAACAGGAGCGTCACGGGCCCACCTGGCACATCAAGCAAGAGGCGACCGGCTTGTTGTGTGACGGGTGACTCCCTGTCGCACACGCGACAGATGTCATCGGATCAAAAAAAAGTTCCCAAATCAGGCACGCGCGTTGATTGATTCCGAAAACAACAAACAGAAATAGCACGCTGACAACGGAACGGATCCTAAGCAAGGATGAGCAAGTTGAAAACGGAACGGACTCGACGAGGCAACGACAACGATAAACCCTTTTGCAGCGCCCGGTAACAGACACAAACCGTTCCCTGCCAAGGATCGCATCAATGGAGGATGTCAGCCGCGTGGGCGCCGACGGCGGCCGTCCGCCCGCGCTCCCCGACGACGTGCGCCGCGAGATCTTCTTCCGCCTGCCAGCCCGCTCCCtctgccgcgcccgcgccgtgtGCCGGTCCTGGCGCGACCTCGCCACGGAGCCCAGCTTCCTCCGCGCCCACGCCCGCCGCGCGGCCGCCTCGCCCCTCCTCCTCACTTGGTCGGACACCGTCACCAAACGAGACGGCACGAGGGACTGCACCGTCCACCTCGCCATCCACCAGGAggctgcggccgccggcgacgacgaccatggccgccgccgatccCGCTGCTGCGACCTCCGCCTCGTCCTCACCGCCCGTCATCCGAGCATCTCCGGCGGCATGCGATCGTGGGACGGGATCCTGTGCGTGGAGATGTGggtgcggccgccgccaccggcggcgtTCGCGGAGCACGTCCCCTGCTCGTACCTGCTCCTCAACCCGATCTCCAGGGCGTGCACCGTCGCCTCGGCCCCcgccctgcgcggcggcgagcccggCAGCCGCTTCGACCGGGGCTGTATCGCCGGCGCCTACTCGAACCCCGTCACGGGCGTCTTCCACCTCCTGCACTCGTCGGGGAGCGCCATGGTCGCCTGCGATGAGCACACACCTCGCTTCCGTGTTCTGACGGTGGACGCGCCCGACGCGGCCTGGCGCGAGGTCCCAATGTCCGGCGACGCCGACACGGCGAGGCTGCAGACCGTCGCCGGCCGTCTCAGGCTCCAGAGCTCCGCGACCGCGCACGGCCGCCTGCACTGGCGAGTcggcagggaggaggagctgcTGGTCTTCCACGCCGCGACGGAGGAGTTCGGACGCATGGCCCTGCCGCGGCTGCACGAGGCCGGAGCAGTCAGGCAGCAGGCCATCAGCACGGTGGCGGGCAATCTGTGCCTACTCGCCGGCCTCGCGTcgacggcggtggaggtggaggtggaggtggaggtgtgGGTGCTGGAGGACTACGACGCCCAGGACTGGCGGCGGAGGCACGTGGTCCATGTGGCGCCGGAATCGCCGCTCCACAGCGACGGTTGCTTGGGTACCGTGCTTGGGAACGTCGGGGTTGTGATGGGGGGCGTCAGGGGCGACGAGGTGGaggagatcatcttctacaatggCTTCCAGAAGGTTTACAAAGTCGGGCCCGGATCGAGGCCTAGCAGGTTCTTTGGACTTGGTGAGGGGCTAGCAGTCCATGAGCAGAGCCTCCTGCCAcacaacgtcatatttggaacAATGCCACGGGTTCGAGGTATTGCCTTCTTGGATTGTCCCAACAATGGCGGGCACAACACCTATCCTAGATGTGCGCTCGTTTCCTCTTAGGATCTTGCCCAACTTCTGAAAACACCTGGATCACATTTGGCAATTCCTTTTTAGCTTCCAAGTTCCAATGGGATGAGAAgatagagggagaggaagagtcATATTTCTTTCTTCAGATGAATATCAGGACATTAGTTTTAATTCAAACGGTTGGAATTTTTTCCCTGTTTTATCTTTTCTTCATTTCCTTTTGAATTTCCATTTGTTTGAATTGAAATGGGGCATGCTCTATTCGAATAAatctcttctttattttttgcattttttcgTGCGATCAGCTTAGTTATGTACAATGAAATTTAAGAATCAAAACTTTTTGTGAGATGACTGAAATCTTAGTATTCAAAAATTTTGAGTTAGTTTTGAGTAAATTCCATGCGTGAGTGTATGTATCTgcttatgcaaaaaaaaaaggaatcgaGAATTTGATCAGTGGAAAAAAAGGACTACTAGGGGGTGCAGGGGGCTAGAGCCCCCTCTCcatgaaggaggaagaaggattagagagagaaaagaggtatggattgaagaaaaatggagagatagaggaggaggagaaggagctcAGCACCCCTCCAATGTTTTGCTGCATCCGCCGCTGTGTATGACAACTTTGCCATTTTTATAGGGGTTATCTCTGCGTTGAAGTTGCCCAAATGGCCTGGTCCACACTAAACCGGGCTCAGTTTATCTCAACCATGAATCCCTAGCTCAATCTGGCCCAAACAAATATATGAGGATCGGCAACAAATTTCGGCCCAAATCAAATCGGTCATTCCATGCCCGGAAAATGCTAAACCATATAAGATTGCTTCCTAAAAAAACTATATAAGATTAAAAAAGATCTATACATCAAAGATTGGTTTTAGAAAATGCTAGTCAAAACATTGCTCTTTTTACTCGAAATATGTGATGCAAATACGAAGTTGGAATATGGGCATGCATCACACCTAGTATTGTTTTACCATCTATTCACGCTCTTTTACGAgtgtttgaagaaaaaaaacctaCGTGAACTTGCATCACATCCTTAGACATCACCAATATAACCGGTAAAAAGGATTGACAGGACCCCATACCTGTTATTTGATCACAGGAAGCAACAGCAACAATATTTTATTAAAAGTTTAAAGGCTGGCTTTTGGAACAAGATTATTCACAAGTCATAACAGCGGAAGTGTCAAGTTTACACAGCTGTTCTTAAACATACCAACAACATGAGGTAATTACACGTACATAGCAACTTAGCTACCACGGTAAGTGGTGAACGAGAAGggggaatgcaagagaggaacaTGGAAATGCTCTGCCGTCTGATTCTCCTTGATCTCAAATATGATGCTGACATAAGGGAAGAACCCTGCAGGCGCATACTTGCTAGTGTTGAAGCTCATGCGGTAGAAACCAGGAGCGATGTTGTCAACAATGTCCGTCAGCTGACCGCTGCGGCCATCATTGTTTGTAACTGAAGTGCCAAGAGTTGCCCATCCATTGAAATCTTTCTTGTTGAATGATGGGGGAGCTGAAATATCTTTCCACATCTCCAGATGAACTTCAATTCCAGATGCAGGGGATCCACGGGCGACATCCAGCACATGGGTTGTAATGGGTGGCCGACTTCGGTTGGAGCTACCTGTAATTTCAGGAGCTTTATTGGCACAAGGTTGGGGGAGAGCTCCAAGATGTGCTCCAATAATCCGTATGCGATCTTTCGAAAATTTAGTTGATGAGAAAGCAGAATAATCCAAATTGCATATGGATACAAAACAATTAACATTATGCTAGCAAAGTACATGAAGCAATGAGGATGATAATGAAGGTACATATTTTGATTATGAAGAGTAGAATGATTAAGGAAAGATCAAGTGTAAACTAGATAAAAATCCATGCCCTCCAGAGTCCAGAGCATATGCCCATTCAACGACCCTACCTCATTGGTTTATGCGAAACTATTTGAttcctttttttcaaaaatatttcttgCAAAATGTTGCCTAGTCTTATAGATTCATTGTTATTGTTCTTCACTTTCTGTTTATTAAGAAAAGCTTAGCACTAAATCCATGCATAGATTCATTTTTTCTGGGTTATGCAATATTTCGTAAATTGTGGCTGTTAGTCAAAATAGATTACAAAATGGTCTGTGCTCTACTATATGGGGAGGAACACATGCCAAGTCGAGCCTCTCGCTCAAAAGTGCATGATGCAAATGAAACAAAGAATCTCTTGATACATGCTGCTCACTATCATATGCAAGGTTTGGACCTCTGAGCATGAATACAGATATGGGTAGATACAACAAAACTCGCAAGTATGTTAAGTAAAAATCTATAAACAGATAGAATGGAATCGATACCTGCTGCTTTATCTGATTGGATGGTCGGGTGTTCAGTTGGATGAGAGGGAACAGTAGGCTCTGATGAGAAAAGCTTCGCAAGACGTAATTCAGTTATCTTAAGTTCTTCCTGTGCTGCATTCTCAAGTTCAACAATTGGCCTATTTGTGTAGCGCCTCTGAAATAGGAGGATAATACCAAGGCCATTACAACCattgaaaaaaaatactgtATTTTCAATCTTTAAGTTAATGCGTCAATCATGAAGTAAGTTTCACTTTGCAAAATGCAGCACACTAAGGAAGTAATAAAAATTCCACCCAGACAAGTGTCAAACACATCGTTAACTTCATCTGGATCTAGTTTTGATGATGAGGTTCAAGATTCACGGGAAGCTTCATTTTAATAAGGAGACTACAAATATGTGAAGAAATGGTCTCATTATGTATCATCATTCCCTAAACAACAATACGTGGGCATTTTAACTTTGCTGGAAGGCCATAAAATGCAATACCTCATAAGTCAACGGGGAAGACTATTATAGCAAAGATACAAACATAATTCTCTATGTTTTAAGCCCTTTTGGAAGCAGAACTTTGTTGCAGAAATATCAGGTGCGGAAAAAAAGATGCTGGAATCTGAAAGATCAATAGAATGTATTCAGACCTTAAGCTCAGACAAGACCTCAGGTGCAGACCTCCCAGATGCACAAATCATGAACACGAAGCCAAACTTCTCCCTGTACCTGGCATTCCACTCTGCCAGCTCCTACAGCAGGTCAAATTAAATTAAGTCTAGGGATCATCAGATCATGTATGATGCATGGAAAGGGGAGAGCTGATGTAGCACCTGAGCAGTCGAATCCGTGGCTGTGGAGAGCGCTGCTGATTGCTCCTCCTTGCTCCACCTAAACAAGAAGGGGAAACAAAGATTACCAACACATTGGCTGGTGCCATTTTATTTGTCCTAGGTTATGTTGAGTGAAAGGATTCATCAGTTCAGATCACTCTTTTTAACACATGAACTCGCCATCGCCATAACGCATAAGCATGTCATGTTGTTGCTTTCGTGTCTCATGTAATTAGTACCCCCAGTCACAACCACAGTGACTGGAATCACAGGCGATCCGCAACAGCATGGCGGGAACTGAAACTAAACAGCGGAATTCAGTGGACAGGAAGGAGGGAAGACACTCCACTGACTTGGAGACGGAGGGGGAGGTGGTTCCGATTGCCGGGTGCGCCGCGAAGGCCTCGAGCCATCCGTTGACGTCGACCTTGATCCGATTCAGCGATGAACCGAGCGCGCGCAGGGGCAGCAAGCATCATCAACACAGGAAGTGAAGTGGTGGGAAAGAATTCCAAGTAGGGGGCGGGGATGGAGGCCAGCGCAAAGGCGAGAGGGCGAACCCACCTCGTTGAGCCAgatgcggcgggcggcgagaaGGGCGTCGGCGAGGGAGGCGAAGGGGGAGGCGGCCGCCATCGCGGCGGCGAAGCGGCGGCTGCCGTTGACGCGCAGCACGTCCTCCACGGAGAGTGGCGTCGGCGTCGCCATCTCGCCGGCGGCCAACTCGACAGCGCTCGGGGGTGCGGGTGCGGGgatgcggtggcggtggcggtgggggtTCTGGTCGGGCCTCGTCACAGATTCCGCGAGGTGGTTTTGCTCTGCCCTGCTCACCTTTTCGTTTGGTTTTTTTATAGGGTTTTTGGGTTTATAAAATGACGAATTTAATCCTACGAGATCTGAGTCCTCACGCACTAGTAAAAGATGGGAGAGGCAGCATGTTCAGCTCGCAATTTGCATGCGCCAGTGCGAGGCCACGAAAATGTGGAACAAAGAAATGTAAAGAAACGATTTCAGATCAAAATTTTGCCCCTATTAAACTAAATAATCTAAAGGACAAATGTTAATGATACGATCAAAAACAAATCATACCGGCTGAGAACAGTAATTAAGAGCGCCGATCAGGACAACATTTCCATCGAAACAGATTTGCCGGCTGCGCTAGCCGTACATCATTAACCGCCCATTGAGGACTTTTATCAGCTTCACCTTCATCTATCTTGCGCATAGCTATTTTATAAACCaatgtaaaaataaaatagaaattgGCTACATACCGTCGAATCGTATCGCATTTTGGCTTCGTTGGTATCACCACAGGAGAAAATGCTCTTTTGCTTCAACgctaattccaaaattaaagtCATTTAGAAGAAGAGGATCCTCACTGGTAATTCCAAAATTAATGCCATTTTTGGTTTTACCGGTAATTCCAAAATCAAAGCTACTTTGGAAGCTCTCCCAAACATCCACTGACAGGACCAACAACAAAATGTAACTGAACGAACGGATAAAATGTACACGAACTATTACACGATACTTGACATTAACGAACGGATCAGCAACAGCAATGAAGCTTACAATCCAGCAGCGCACAAACAGCACTGCTAGTCAGCAGCAACAAAGCACACAAATGTCAAACTGTCAACGCGGTAACAACACTAGACGAGACAATTTAAGTATTCGACGACCCTAGTAATAACACCAACAACGGTAGTCGCAACATATAGTGCTGCAGAAGAGAAACTTATGATCCACAAAACAAGCCCTACTGATGTCCGAACATGGCACCACATTAAACCACGACTACGACACGAGATTTTGATTGTCATGATCATGATTAAGCCCTCTCGCCACGGATCCTCCTGGCCAGCTGAATGTCCTTGGGCATGATGGTCACACGCTTAGCATGGATGGCGCACAGGTTGGTGTCCTCAAACAGACCAACAAGGTACGCCTCGGCAGCCTCCTGGAGGGCAAGCACAGCATGGCTCTGGAAACGCAGATCAGTCTGCAAAACAAGAACCGAGTTTGATCAACCACTCATCAAGAAACAGATAAAGTGCCAAGACAGAATCTCATATTTGTTCAATTCATAGATATCTGACCTTGAAGTCCTGTGCAATTTCCCTAACAAGCCTCTGGAAGGGCAGCTTCCTGATCAACAGCTCAGTGCTCTTCTGGTACTTGCGGATCTCACTATCAAATTGTATTCAAGACACAGCGAATCAATCAAGCAGCAGGATACTAGGCTGGACATAGAAACATTCAAGGATATTATTTTACTAACCGGAGGGCAACAGTCCCAGGGCGGTAGCGGTGGGGCTTCTTCACTCCTCCAGTGGTCGGGGCTGACTTGCGGGCAGCCTATGAAGCAAATTACAAAGAGTTTCATTAAGTTGAGGCTTCAAACCAATATCAATGCCGAGCAACAAGAAAGCATATATAAAGAACCTTACCTTAGTTGCAAGCTGCTTCCTGGGAGCCTTCCCTCCCGTGGACTTGCGAGCGGTTTGCTTGGTACGGGCCATCTGCaataagaaaagaagaaaaagaatcaTGACACATTCAGGTCCCCCAAACCAGAAGCTAAATAGAACCAGTAACTGTTCTCATATGCATAGACAAAGTGCTCAATTTAGAATGTGCAACAATAGTGATAATGCTAGATACTGATAACTTATGAATACAAGGTAGGGGCAAGTACAGTTGTGACTAGAACAAGATAAATTATGCAAACATATTTCTAGTACAAATTAAGAGCACCAACGAGCCTACCGATTGTTGGGTAATGGGTTACAGGGAGAATTTGAGGTAGCCTAGCTTATCTACCTAACCAGCTACAAAATCTAAAACTCACTAAATTCGCCAGACAAAATAAAATCAGAAGTGCTATTCCACAGCACACTCATTATATCAGCAATCAAACCATCCCAATAATTCATCATAGCACCCATGTGATGTATTCCCAACAACACCAGGAACCACGCGAGCATGAACTAAATCCCCAAAGTTCACCAGCAATTCAGATCAGGGCTGCAATTCCGCACGAGATCGTAACAACCACACCCAAATTGCCCCAACACTAGCTACAATCCCTAACCACCAGAGCCAATCCCAACCCAAACTGCACCCCCCACCGGCACCACCAGCAGGCAGCTTCCGCCCGAATCGAAGCAGATCCGCCGAGCAAACCCTAGCACCCCATACCCGCTGCCGCCCGCGCAACCCCCCTAGGGGGAGAGCCCTAACCCGCCCAGCCCCCAACCCACGAACCTCGAAATCGAAACAAGCGGAGACccgcacggcggcgaggagccacGACAACAACGACGCCTTCTCGAATTCGAAACCGCCGAGGAGGGGAAAGAGAAGAGGAAAAGGAGGGCTCGCGGGCATACCTCTCCGCGCTGCTTCTTCGCTCTCTTCGCACGCTTCGAACCGGCAGGGGGGCAGGCGCCgcgcgaggaagaggaggccggaAAAAATGAGCAAGCCAGGCCGCTGCCTCCTATATATAGGGCGGCATCCGCGTGGGATATCCGGTCCGCGGGGGGTGGGCGGCCCAGATCGGCTGCGGGTGTGTTTCTTCCAGGCCGATCGGACGGCCGCGAGGGGTTTGTGTCTTTTCGGCGGGGATCGCCAGCGTGGAACGCTGGGCTCTGATTGGCTGGAGGCGGTGCGTCGCGGATCCTGGACATGTGCTGCGGCTTTTCGAGCTTCTTCCATTTGGAAATGGAATCATAGGAAGACACGAATCGAATTTGctaagggcgcgtttagttaccaaaaattttcacctcccctttaaacatatgtatgaaatattaaatgtaattaaataacaaaactaattacacagtttggatgtacatgacgagacgaatcttttaagcctaattagtgcatgattagccataagtgctacagtaacccacatgtgctaatgacgtagtcaaaggcctcaaaagattcgtctcgtggtttccaagtgagttctgaaattagttttttaattagtgtctgaAAAGTCTTCCCAACATCCGGTCAAAGTGCTGATTTGACATCTAAAAATTTTTGgatgggaactaaacgcgccctaatTATAAGGATCAGTTGCGAACTTGCGAATGAACACAGGAAAGCGAAAGTAGATGTGGATTATTCTCGCCTTACACTTGACTCTCTCTTTTTcacgttcaaaaaaaaacacttgactctttttttttactatttcACTATCCACTGTAATTCTAGGGGCGATGtttatctcaaaaaaaaaatctagggcAATGATCCTTTTGACCTCTAGGGATTAGAAGGTAGTTGGGGAGAAGATCATCTTGGTGATGGAGGACAATGGTGATTGGAACGGCCTAGGCATAGAGGTTTCAACCAATGTAACGGAAAAACATGGCTGGCGAATAGATGGAATGATGTAACAATGAACCATATCGTTAGAGCATTGGATAATAATCCTGTAATAGCACGGTGAAGTCGGATCCAGTGGAGAGAAACGTGGTGGTAGGAGGCAACTTGTCTCCTATACAAGATGATGTCAGGACTATTATCTCAAAATGGGTGTCATCTACTAGTTTATTctaaattaaaatattttaagTTTGATAAAATTCATCAAGAAGAATATACATTTATCGTACCAATAGacatattatgaaaatatatcttatgatgaatctaatgatacttggGTATAGTTTAACTCTTCTAGTGTCATAAATGATGTTGCTCTTGAACTCTTTAAACTTAATCAGACTTAAGATGATTGATTTAtgataaaattaattaaaatgacTTTCCTTTTAGGCTAACTGGTGagtggtttttttttctctccacaCCGTCACATCACCATGATGGTGAATGATCTACTTACATGATCACGGAGGATGGATTGTGCACTCAAAGGCTTTCCACTTAATCTCTTTTCGAGGGAGCCATTTTCTTTACTTTTACCTCTCCTTGTGTCCAAAGAGAGGCATAGCTTATGCATATAGGTTTAGACAGAGATATAAATTATTATGGAAAGTATGCAGTATGATAAAATGTATAGTGTAGCagtatactccctccttcctaaaaagaatgcaactctTGCTCCCTGAAAAATTAAATAActtcaaatttgatcaaatttatataaaaaatatcaaaatttaTATTATAAAATAAGTATTACTAAATTAAtcatataatatatttttatgctAAATCTATTAAGACAtaaatatttataatttttacaTAAAGTTGATTAAACTTTAAATTATTTGACTCCTCGAGATGCGAGAGacgtatttttttaaaatagagGGAATATATATTAGAATTCATTGTTTGAAGGTGTCTTGATGATTACCGTAATCCATACGCACAGTTCGTACCTGAATATTTGTTGGTCCACAAGGATTTCTGAATGCCGTAAGTCTCCGACGGGCGACGGGTCGTGGTGGCGCCCCAACCCTCTGCTTGCTACTTGGGCTCGGTTGCGTACGTAGCGTTGTGGCACGCGGGATGGGGGGGAAAGGTTATCTGGATTCGCTGGTCTCTTCTTTTTCACGTACTACGTCGCGTTGGTCCAGGAGTACCGTACCTGCCGTGCGTGCGTGCAGCGAAGCAGGCTGTCCGGCTTAATCCACGGGCACTGCTTGACTGCTGCTGCAAATACTTACTGTACCGAGTTTTTTTTGTCGAAAGCTACTATACCGAGTTACTGACTGTAGACGATGCGACCCACGAAGCCATCAGCTGTCTCCACGCAACCGAAGCCATCAGCTGTCTCCACGCAACCGAAGCCATCAGCTGTCTCCACGCAACTCaaaaaagtttatttgtaaaaaattttatagATGCAATTTTGCGagctgaatctaatgagcctaattaatctatgatttgcaacaataaTATTACAGTAATCTTCctctaatcgtacggtcaaagacTTCATTAGCTACAGTACGTACTACAATACTATAATTGTAGAggtagttttgtaattaaactctatttaatatctctaattagtagtcaaagaaGTCACCCCTAATCAAATATGGCCCAAAGCCCTCAGAAAAGGCCACCGTACCGTGTGCTAGTGCGGTGCCTAACTAACGCGTCCTTTCTGCCTGCACGTCGATCTGTTCGTCGAGCCATTCATCAGCCAACAGCCATGAACTCTCTGGATTTGGATATCCATGCCTCTGCTATGGTGAGGGAGCTTCCGATCTGTTCTCTCTATCCCAAAAGCGATCGAGATCGAGGAGTGCTATCAGCTGCCTGTACGTTTGTTCCTCCCTTTTGCTGCCCATGGTCTGGCGTGGCGACGACAGATGGTCAAGATGCGCATTCAAAATTCTCCTCTTGTGATTCCGTCCGAGATCCGGCCGATGTGTCTCGACCTCGTCCAGTGTCCTGCTGTTTTCAATGCAAGGAATTTGGGTGagtgccttttcttttcttttctttttgtttgtgcGAAAGAGACTAGTGACACTGGAGTTTCAGTTTCACAAGAACTGTGCTACTAGTACCTGCAGAATTATATTAGCGTACTAGTgttattcaaatttctaagcATTGCAACATCATTCAACTTGCTAGCTTCTCCGCCTATAAACCGCCTAGTGGAGGCGGCATGGATCAATTTTTGTGTGCATGATTTACACATGCGAGTACTTTCGATGTAATTATTTTGAGTTGCGCGATGGGATAACCGGCGATGTATGAGTGTGATGTGTATATTTAAGAAAAATTTATGAGACTCCATATTAGATAAGATCACACGTAATGGaggttttataaaaaaattcatgGCATTAAAGTCTATGCCAGACCGATATGCTGAGGAAAGAGAAAGAGCTGAGTTTCATAGAAGAAAGAGTTTCGTCCCATAAAACTCAGCTGTCACACTTGTCTATCTAGTTTCCAGCCAGATAATTGTGCCATGAAACTGTTACACATAGACTAGTTTTAGAAAATATAGTATTAATttcagaaaaggaaaaaataatgataaaatacTTTTGTACGTACGGCCCTGCCTTGGACGGCGACCCGTCGGCTCGGCAACCCTGGACGGCTCCCGCAGCGACACATGGTCGGTGTACAGGGGCACGTCTCTTTCTCCTCCCCCGTTGCCACCTCAAACTCAACTCCGCCTCCTCGACTCCCTAGCCGACCTCCGCCGCATTCCCACACACCCCCATCCGCCACGGCCACCACGCG from Panicum virgatum strain AP13 chromosome 9K, P.virgatum_v5, whole genome shotgun sequence encodes:
- the LOC120652157 gene encoding uric acid degradation bifunctional protein TTL-like isoform X1, translating into MATPTPLSVEDVLRVNGSRRFAAAMAAASPFASLADALLAARRIWLNEVDVNGWLEAFAAHPAIGTTSPSVSKWSKEEQSAALSTATDSTAQELAEWNARYREKFGFVFMICASGRSAPEVLSELKRRYTNRPIVELENAAQEELKITELRLAKLFSSEPTVPSHPTEHPTIQSDKAADRIRIIGAHLGALPQPCANKAPEITGSSNRSRPPITTHVLDVARGSPASGIEVHLEMWKDISAPPSFNKKDFNGWATLGTSVTNNDGRSGQLTDIVDNIAPGFYRMSFNTSKYAPAGFFPYVSIIFEIKENQTAEHFHVPLLHSPFSFTTYRGS
- the LOC120652157 gene encoding uric acid degradation bifunctional protein TTL-like isoform X2, which translates into the protein MATPTPLSVEDVLRVNGSRRFAAAMAAASPFASLADALLAARRIWLNEVDVNGWLEAFAAHPAIGTTSPSVSKWSKEEQSAALSTATDSTAQELAEWNARYREKFGFVFMICASGRSAPEVLSELKRRYTNRPIVELENAAQEELKITELRLAKLFSSEPTVPSHPTEHPTIQSDKAAGSSNRSRPPITTHVLDVARGSPASGIEVHLEMWKDISAPPSFNKKDFNGWATLGTSVTNNDGRSGQLTDIVDNIAPGFYRMSFNTSKYAPAGFFPYVSIIFEIKENQTAEHFHVPLLHSPFSFTTYRGS
- the LOC120652165 gene encoding histone H3.3; translated protein: MARTKQTARKSTGGKAPRKQLATKAARKSAPTTGGVKKPHRYRPGTVALREIRKYQKSTELLIRKLPFQRLVREIAQDFKTDLRFQSHAVLALQEAAEAYLVGLFEDTNLCAIHAKRVTIMPKDIQLARRIRGERA